ACGTTGAAATTCTCCTCGAGCAATCTAGTTGATAAGACGAGCTCCCCACCGGGAACAGTAGATTGAATCGTTACCATCTCATTTTTTTGTTGCTGGACTGCTGAAGCGCGGATAGGGGACTGAACACCGATAACGAGAATTCCTGCCAATGCAAATGCAATGAATCTTTTCACGTTAATCGCTCCTCTGGCAAAGGCAACTGGCCAGTTTGCCTTCAAATTATATGTTGTCCAACATACTTAAACTATAGCACGTATAATAGAATAGTTAAAATTTTGGGAAAATAAGTAATCTGCACCGAAATCTTGTATTTTATTGAATGAAAAGCCGGGAACCTTTTGTGTATATACAAAGATTAACGCAGCTTGCTAGGTAAATAGACGCTTAAAATGATGAAATGATAAAAAACTTAATAGAACAAATTGAGGAGTGTATTTTCCCTATAGTGAAGGAAGAATCATTTGCCTGTCCACAAAACAAGTACCAAAGAATGAAAATTAGGAATACATAAACTTCTTGTTGTATATAACAAATACATTACGTACAATGGTGGAAAGGAAGAAAAGAGGTGCCCAACATGCACATCGGCAGTCGGATACGGAGGCTGCGGGAGAGCAGAGGCCTTACTCAAAAGGAGGCGAGCTCCGGAATCATATCAACTTCACACTATAGCAATATTGAAAGTGGCCGTTATGAACCCTCGATCGATGTCCTTGTACTGCTAGCTGATCGGCTCGATGTGCCAATTAGCTATTTCCAAAGAATACACGAAGATGATGCACTTCTCCAAAATTTATTGACGGAATATGAGGAACTGCTATCTTCGAATATGAAGGCAATTCCACAGTTTATTAATAAGCATCAAAAGCATTTCGCCTATATCTCCTCCATCCATCAGGAAATCATGTTTCACTTACTGAAATACACCGAACTGGTTAAAGTAGAGCGCATCCCGGAAGCACAAGCCCTTTACTCCTCAGAAGTCGCCCACATACCACAAACATTCTTTGAAAATGCCAGCAGAGCGCTCCTTGAAAAATATACGTATACATCAGGTGTGTATTACTATTTTAAAAAGGACTATATGGCGAGTATTTCCCATTTTGAAGACGCCCTCCATTTGACGAGAGAGGAATCCCTTTCAGCGAAAATCAATTACAATATTTCATTAGTCCTTTACAAGCTTTATGATTATGGCACCGCTCACGTCTATGCAAAACGAGCAAAGCAGCAGTATTTGCATATGCATAATTGGGCAAGGGCCGGTGATTGCTACAATTTGATTGCAGCACTCTACCTCGAACAGCATAAGACAGTTGAAGCGAGACGATACATTGACAGGGGATTCAGTGTTTTGGGGAGCCCTATGACGGAGACCCAAGGACGGCTTTATCATAATCTGGCTACTGTTTTAATGAAAGAAAACGACTATACCCTTGCATTGAAAACGGTCAATCAATGTATTGACTTGAAAAAACTGTTGAAATGTACAACTCTCTTTGACTCGCAACTGCTGAAATTGAGGATTTTATTCCGTCTCGGTGATCTGTTGGCGCTGCGAGATAATATGAATCGTCTGCAAGGTTTTATTCAGAATGAATTGGAGCAAGCGAATCTCGACTATTTTGAGGCGAAATTATACCACGCCCTTGGCGAATTTGAATTATATGAACAGAAGATGAAGAATTGCATCGATCATCTGCATAAAAATGAAGACTGGAAAGCATTGAAGGACGCCACCCGCCATCTCTCCCTCTACTATGAATCGAACAAGAAATATAAAAACGCATTCAAATTCCAGGAGCTTTGCATTGAAGCCTATAAGCGATTAACGATGGAACTGAAGGGAGGTGAAGAATTGTGAAGAAGAAAGTCCTGATGTTGTGCCTCATTCTCAGTTTAGCGGTATTTGCGCCATCGATGAATCATGCATACGCTAGCGATTACAGCACGCACGGACTAGGTGGAACAGATGTTGGACCACCACATACCAGGGGGTAAATGAGAGAGTAATTTTATATTTTTACATGCACGTACCTTTACGTGCTCTTTTTTATTGTCTAGAAGAACTAAAAATCAGTCGTAACAAATGGATTATCGTAATACAGTTACTATAGAAGGCCAATACCCTGGATTGGCTGCCGTCGTCTTGGATGAAGAATTTAAAAAACAGGAGGAGAAAAATTGACATGCACGAATTGTGGAAACGAGCAGGCGAACGGACGGTTTTGCGGAAGTTGCGGCATCAGAATGGGAGAGGTAATGGAAGGTTTCCAAAATGGACAGACGGTCATCGAGGCGACTGATATCACCGCTGAATCAAACGTGCATCTAGAAAACGTGAGTAACTTGACGAAGGAGTACTGGTCCTATTTCGTACAACATTTGAAACACCCGTCGATCAGTCTGACAAAACAGGATGATGAGTTCAGGAACAGCTTCATTTCATTGCTTCTTTATGCAATTATTGTTGGTCTCTCAGTTTTCACGACACTTAAAGAAGTATCGCTTGAAACAGTTGGCAGTCCTTCCTTTTCATCAGTTTTTCTGAATGTAGCGGGGTTTGTGGCAGTTTGCATCGCAATTATATCGTTCGGTCTTTTCATCATCGGGAAAAATTTCGGACCTGCTTACACATTTAAGCAGACAGTAGTGCTATACGGAGCACACTCCTTGCCGGCAATCGTCATTGGTCTCGTAGCCCTATTTTTGTTGGCAATGAAATCTTACTGGTATGGACTATTTCTACTCGCTGTCAGTTTCATCTATATACTCATGCTCGCACCGGGTTATGTGATCAGCGTCCTCCTATCCAAAAAACCAAAAGGAATTGATCCTCTCCACGGCTACGCAGCATACACAGTCCTCGTCATCATCCTATTTGGACTCCTATTCAAACTCCTCAGCGACTCCACCGTCGTCTCATACTTACCAGGACTAAGAGGAATGCTATAAATTGTTCGGGAATTGTTTGGGTGCCTGTGCGAGGTGCAATTATGACAATTCAGCTTTAGTAATAATAATACAGTGAGAGGTCGTCTGAAAATTGACATGGATGACTTGTCAATATTTTTTATACAATTGTAGTTCATAATCAGAATAGTTTGCTGCACAGGCACCAGTCTGTGACTTATGCACCTGTAAATTAAAAAGGAATGCATCCATTATGGAGCATTCCTTTTTTCATCATTTTTGAATTGTGTAAGAGAATGTTTTGAAAACTTTAGGCATTTGGTCAGAGTTACTTGCTGAAACTGTGCTGCTTTGAACTGACATACCTAATACGATAGCTAGTAAAAGAATCGATGCAATTTTCTTCATTACAAATCCTCCCATTTTTCTTTTTTACTATAAATATAGCCATATCTAATACCTTCTCGGTAAAAAATAGATGCTAGCTTATATTTCCTATTATTATAGTACCACTCCGCCAGTGCAATGCAATATTTATGAATGAATCTGAAATCTTCCATTTCCTTAAAATGCTGAATGGCGGCTTCTGCTATTTCTACAGACAATCCATGTTCACTATGCAATGATTGATAGAAGCTGAAATGATGAAAATAAGAAATTTGGTTTTCATCATCTACTTGATGATACAATGCACTCCCTTTTTCAGCCCAATCTTTAACAAGGTTCTTTTCATTCATTTTTGAATATTCCTCGATTAGAGAGAGAACTGTAATCAGCTTTTCAGAGGGATCTATTTTATTGTCAATACTCTTATTATAGTATTCGATAGCTTGCTTACTATTCCCCATAGCGCTATTCAGAGTACCTATATTATGATAAATAATCCCTTTTTCGCTATGTAAATTAAATTCTTCGCTAATTTGCATAGCTTTTGAATATGCTTCCAATGCGTCTTGGAATTTATCGCTTCTTTTATAAGAAATCCCGATAAGAATATAGCAGTCTAACACTCTGCTCATCATTATATTTTCCCGGAAAAAATTAAGTGCACGTCTAGCATGATCAATCGAATTGAATGTATGCCCATCGGCCATATAAAAAACAGCAATTATAAAATTAAATTCAGCTTTTTCCCAATCGCCAAGAGGTAATGACTCCAGTTTATGAAGTATTAACTCAAAATAATGTATGGCCATTTTTCGATTGCCAGTATTATAATAAAATAACCCTTTATTTAGTTGGAACAAATAAAGTTGATATGCATCAAAATTATCACTAGACTCTTCAAGTAATTCAATTTCTTGTTTGAGTTTTTCTGAATCAAATCTTACTGTCAAATTAAATCGGAAAATAATAAGCGAATAAGTAAAGTGTAGTGAATCGTTTTCAAATAGGGGGCAGTTTTGCTCAAGATACTCTAACTTTTCTTTCGTAAAATTGAAATCCCTCGCTGTAATTACTTCGCGATAAGCCTCCATCAACATCTTTTCAAACTCGCGTTCCGTCTCTTCATCCGTTTCCTGCAGCTTCCCCGGATCCATTCCGAGCCGCTCCATCAGCATTTCTGTAATGTCCTCACTCGGTTCGATCTGGTTCCGTTCGATTTTTGATAAATAAGATGGCGTACAAATCCCTTTGGCTAGGACTATCTGCTTCATATCTTGCCGTACACGTTCCGCACGTATCAAATGACCTATTTTCATTTGCCGATCCCTCTCTTTATCTATCTAATCCTAATTTACAGTATAAAGCATATTCATGCAAAGTAAGAAACTTTTCTTGGAAAAGCGAAAATAAATGATCTTTTTGAAAAAAATGTCCCAACCGGTTATACTTCTTTAGAAGGACATGGCATGATATATTATAGTTAATAGTCCCACGCCATGGATATTCATCTAAATTAAACAGGACAAAAGGAGTGTGAAGGGGATGACGATAGCAAGTAAAGAGGTAAACTGCGACAAGGAATTCCTGGACATCGAGATCATGAAGATGAAGATGGAGCTCTTACAATTTGTGAAGAAGATGCAGTCCAATGGTTTATTGAAATCGGTTGATTACGATGAATTAAACAATACGCTCACATCAAAGTGAATAATTGCTGGAGAGGAAGGTG
The sequence above is drawn from the Sporosarcina luteola genome and encodes:
- a CDS encoding helix-turn-helix domain-containing protein translates to MHIGSRIRRLRESRGLTQKEASSGIISTSHYSNIESGRYEPSIDVLVLLADRLDVPISYFQRIHEDDALLQNLLTEYEELLSSNMKAIPQFINKHQKHFAYISSIHQEIMFHLLKYTELVKVERIPEAQALYSSEVAHIPQTFFENASRALLEKYTYTSGVYYYFKKDYMASISHFEDALHLTREESLSAKINYNISLVLYKLYDYGTAHVYAKRAKQQYLHMHNWARAGDCYNLIAALYLEQHKTVEARRYIDRGFSVLGSPMTETQGRLYHNLATVLMKENDYTLALKTVNQCIDLKKLLKCTTLFDSQLLKLRILFRLGDLLALRDNMNRLQGFIQNELEQANLDYFEAKLYHALGEFELYEQKMKNCIDHLHKNEDWKALKDATRHLSLYYESNKKYKNAFKFQELCIEAYKRLTMELKGGEEL
- a CDS encoding tetratricopeptide repeat protein translates to MKIGHLIRAERVRQDMKQIVLAKGICTPSYLSKIERNQIEPSEDITEMLMERLGMDPGKLQETDEETEREFEKMLMEAYREVITARDFNFTKEKLEYLEQNCPLFENDSLHFTYSLIIFRFNLTVRFDSEKLKQEIELLEESSDNFDAYQLYLFQLNKGLFYYNTGNRKMAIHYFELILHKLESLPLGDWEKAEFNFIIAVFYMADGHTFNSIDHARRALNFFRENIMMSRVLDCYILIGISYKRSDKFQDALEAYSKAMQISEEFNLHSEKGIIYHNIGTLNSAMGNSKQAIEYYNKSIDNKIDPSEKLITVLSLIEEYSKMNEKNLVKDWAEKGSALYHQVDDENQISYFHHFSFYQSLHSEHGLSVEIAEAAIQHFKEMEDFRFIHKYCIALAEWYYNNRKYKLASIFYREGIRYGYIYSKKEKWEDL
- a CDS encoding YIP1 family protein — encoded protein: MTCTNCGNEQANGRFCGSCGIRMGEVMEGFQNGQTVIEATDITAESNVHLENVSNLTKEYWSYFVQHLKHPSISLTKQDDEFRNSFISLLLYAIIVGLSVFTTLKEVSLETVGSPSFSSVFLNVAGFVAVCIAIISFGLFIIGKNFGPAYTFKQTVVLYGAHSLPAIVIGLVALFLLAMKSYWYGLFLLAVSFIYILMLAPGYVISVLLSKKPKGIDPLHGYAAYTVLVIILFGLLFKLLSDSTVVSYLPGLRGML